The Halotia branconii CENA392 region TGGTAGTAGTATGCAGCGAATCGCTTTAGCGATCAAACAGATCAAGTCTAAGTTTACTCAGCCTATGCGAGTTGAAGACTTAGCAAAGCAAGTGAGAATGTCTACTTCGTCGTTTCATCAGCACTTCAAGCAAGTGACCTCAATGAGTCCACTTCAATATCAAAAGCAGTTAAGACTCTCAGAAGCCCGTCGCCTGATGCTGACGGAAGGTTGCGATGCCACCTCTGCTGCCTATCAGGTCGGGTACGAAAGTCCCTCACAGTTCAGCCGGGAATATTCTCGTCTGTTTGGTGCGCCACCAATGCGAGACATCAAACGACTACAATCGGCTTGATGACCTTGCCCCATAAAGCATGACTGTTTCAGTCTAAATTTGATGCGCCATTGTCGGATTTCACCCAATCTCGATACCACTAGCTGCGTTACCTTTACCATTCCAGGAGTCTTTTGCAACTGAGCAAAAGTCACTTCGGCAGCACTTAAAAATTTAACTGCTGTATCCGTATTCCCATTGACCAATATATAATTTGCCAGATATCGTAAATCTTGCGTTGCCCGATCTTTGACAATTAATCGGTAGTTCATCTGTCACCTGAGCTACCCATGCTGTTCTGACCTAAAACAGTAGAACGCAAATTTTGCCAATATTCCGGCGTTACTTCCTGTCCTTCTCCATCAATACCTTCAAGCAAAAGTGCTTCTAACTCCGCTTGTGCTTTATTTTTTTGGTCTTGCTTTACCAAATCTAGAAAATATTCGCCAATGCTGCCATAAGCACCTGCTATCACTTGTGCTTCTACATAAACGCGCACCTCATCAGGTATATCAATACTGATATTCATCGGCGCTCCTGCATAACTACCCTCATCATTTTAGCTGACAGTTCTTATCCAACACCAGATTACAGCTAATCTCTTCTAATATTAGATGGGTTAACTCAAAATCGCTTGAATTTTTTGTGGAGAAAATCAATGACCATTTCAATGTACCAAGCTTCAATACCCGTATTTATTCGCGCACTGAATAACCTTGCAAATATTCTTGAAAAAGGTGCTGCTTATGCAGAAACTAAAAAAATAGATCCTTCTGTATTAATCAATAGTCGTCTATCCCCCGATATGCTTCCATTATCAAAACAAGTACAAATTGCCTCTGACATAGTAAATAGAGGTGCTGCACGACTAGCTATTGTAGAAGCACCCAAATTTGAGGACAATGAAACTACATTCGCTCAACTTATTGAACGTATTCACAAAACTATCTCTCAATTAAATACATTTAAACCTGAGCAAATTGACGGTTCAGAAGAAAAAGAAATTACCTTACAAATGCGTGACACTACTGCATCATTTCAAGGAATGCCATATCTTTTGTACTTTGTTTTACCAAACCTTTATTTCCATGTCACTACAGCTTATGACATTCTCAGACACTGCGGCGTAGAACTTGGTAAGCAAGACTTTCTTGGTCAGCCTTAACGAGAATATGTGACGAGGTGATGCTGAAGTTTGCTCAATTGGTGGCATCTGCGCCTGATTAGATGACGTGGATAGGGTGAAAATTTTGAGTTTTGAGAGCGAACGAATTTATCAATAATTCTTCTGTTGCTCATCTACAAAACACCACAGCCATTCTTCTCCTAATTCTGCGGAACTAATGACGGCATGTCCACTCTCTTCATAATGACGGCGTGCATGTTGATTTTTGGAAGAGTCGCAGCACAGCATCTGACCACAGGTTTGGCAAATACGCAGATGTACCCAGCGTTCGTTAAGCTGAATGCACTCCTGACACTGAAACACAGGATAGTTGGCTTTGTGAATCAAGTTTTCCAGAGTCACTTCATTGAGATGTTGACAAGTCATAAAATTTTGTTGTGAATGAATAGGTTATGAGTATAATACAAGTCTGTATCTTTACAGTTGTGGCGATAATCTACCCGCCCACCATAGGTGATCGCAGTCAGCGGTGTTTTCGCAAACAGTTTATCTGGGTTAATAACTGCCGTCTCAACCTGAATCACGGAATGATTTCGCGCAAGTCGGAACGAATTAACAATACTATGGTATCGAGCGCCGATTCATCCCACATTTATGCAACACCGACAATTTATATTATACCCAGCGACGCACTCGTGCCTTGTAGCACAGGTATTCATCGCCAAATTTGCGCTCCAAGTAAATCTCTTCGCGCTTAACGACTCCGATTTGCACAATGACTAAAAGGGGCAATAACAGCAGCAACGCCCAAAGCGCACTGAATAGCAAAGTGATACCCATATAAAGCAGCGTCAAAGACAAATAAATCGGGTTGCGGCTTAAACTGAAAACACCATCCGAAACAATCGCTGTTGTCGGTTGTGAAGGGTTAATTGCAGTACGCGCGCTATTCATCGCCCGAAAAGCTGAGATTGCGAACAATCCCGCGCAAATAATCGCCAACATTCCTAAAACTAATCCTACAGAGCGCGGCAGAAAATCGATAGGAAAAACAAAATCGAGTAATAATCCGATTAATAGCGTTCCAGTATAGAGTGCTGGTGGGAAAGCAATTATCCCAGGATTGTCCAATATCTGTTCCTTCATTGCGATTTACCTCTTTGTATTCCTTTTGAATTCGCGTTTAGACAAAGGCTGCTCGATGCTGTGATACAAAGTCCTCAGTTCAGTAAGGACTAATTAAGTGTATGTACATGTTCTTGAGAAAATTTTTAGGCTTGACGAAATAATGCAGTCGTTTGTATTAAATATTCGAGCGGAATGCTTAATCTTTGCTGTCCAAGGATTTCCTCAACCGTGCTTTGAGCCTGTTCCCACAGTAGAAAGGTTTTCGCAAGCACAACTTCTCCATCAGATGTCAAGCTAATCATACGAGTGCGCTGGTCTTTTCCTGGCTGAGATTTTAACTTTGAGGTTCCGGGTTAAAGTTGTGCGATCCATTACTAACATCTTTGCTAAGGAAGCTATCGTTCCCGATTTTGCCATCGCTACAGCCACAAGAATTGTGAATTGAGTAACAAGCAATCCACTAGGCTTGAGAATTTCATCAAAGTGTTGCGTGATCGCACGAGCAGCCCTTTGGAGATTGAAATAAGCACATATTGAAGCCACTTGATCTAATAGATCTGAGTTAATTAGCTTAATGTATTTATTCATCATTTAAGTGTATATGCACCTATCAATCATGTCAAGATTGTCTTAATCTTTACTGTGAGCCTGTTTTATCCCAATGTTGTCAGAGATAAATTTCCCTACATTATTCAAAAATCTAAAATAGAGATTCGCATTTTGTTTCTGCTTCTTAGCTTCTTAGTTACCTCCAAATAACGCTCTAAAGCCGCCAAAGTCGGCGAGGCTGTTGGTGTTGTTGATGGGGAGGGGAACCTTACCAGGGCAAACGCATCTAAAGTACTCTTAATCACGACCAAGATTAAGACCCAACGAAAAATCAGTATTTCTGGCTTAATTTATTTTCCAAGGCTCAAAGCGATGCCAAAGGCAAGCCGCAAAGCGTCTACGCTAAAATCTTTGTCAATAAGTAGAGATTAATGAGATTATTTTTGACTCTATTGAGAATAAACTAGTCTTATTGACATGATGCGGCCGCCCTGGGAGCCTTACTGGAATGGATATCTGGGAAAATGGCAGGCATGGGTTAACTTTGAGGACGGGTGTAAGTCGGTGGTGTGCGATTGGCTCTTTGCGGTGTAGTATTCTGGTTTGGTTCCTACACCAATCAAGTGTTCACAAGCGATTAATTCAAAGAATTTTGGAAACATATATAAAGGCTGTGATACCATGTCCGGTTAAAGACTTCTCATCAAGACCGCAGGGGGCAGGGAGCAGAGGGAGAAAGAGTTTTCAGGTTTTTGCACAGACGCGGGATTCATAACTAATAAGCCGGACATGATATGACATCATACTTAAGCCGTTTAAAATCATCGCCTTTACCACCTGACCCGCACTGACTTTTTCTCCTGGCTCTGAAGACAGTAAATTATTAATTATCTCTACTATCCCAATTGAATCTACTATGTCTCCTACTATTCCTAGATGGTCAATCTTCTGAAATTCAATTTTAGCTCTCATCAATTCTAGCCAATTTTCTCAATTATTAGTTCTTATGTACTAAATAGATCCGTTTCTTTCGGGTGTGACAGTAAGGGTGCGGAATGTGGGATGTAGAAATACAGGCAAAATCAGGCAAGAGTTCACACAATTTGAACAGGAGCTTACTATGAGCTACATTACCACAGGGGAGCGCATTGGCTACGAGCGAGGAAGAGAGGAAGGTGAGCAAAGTCTTGTGCTACGACAACTACAAAAACGGGTTGGGGATTTACCAGAAGATGTCCGGGTAAGTGTTCAAAATTTACCTCTAAACCAATTGGAGGAACTTGGTGAAGCATTATTAGACTTTACAGTTATTGAGGACTTATTTAATTGGTTAGCAGCCAATCAACCAGAGTAGGAAGTAGGAAGTTTGACTGATTATCACGTCGTGTTGAAGTAGGTGCAACACGCTATGAGATAATGCTCTTTTGCAGAAAATTTATGACTGCTCTTTATATTCAAGACGAAACCGAGTTCGATATGCTCCTTGAGTCCGAACCGTTATTTGTAGTAGATTGTACCGCTGCTTGGTGCGGCCCATGCAAACTTATTGCCCCTTTGATAGATAAACTGGCATCAGAGTACAGCACTCGTGCCAAAGTCTTCAAGCTAGACCTCGATGCCAACCAACCTGTTGCTAAACGATTTGGCATTCGTAGTATTCCCGCCGTCATGATCTTTAAGCAAGGCGAGTTAGCAGAAACGATGGTCGGTGTTAAACCTTATGAAGAATTTAGCAGTACTCTCGATAAACATTTGGCTTGATTATCGCAGATGGAACACAGTATTTCATCTACTACTTAGCTGTTGCAGTAATTTCGAGTCCCAAGTATGCCCAAAGGTTAAAACATGGAGTGAGTATGTGTGGTACAAGAACTACTTAGTACACTGACGAGTGATGAAAGGTGGGGTGTGATGGTGGAGTTTGAGGAAGTTTGCCCCGATGGATTTGCTCAGTTGGTGTCGGCTGCGCCTGATTGGGTGGCGTGGATGGGGTAATGTATCAAGCTTTTTGCTCGTGGTATTCAGAAATATGCTCATAAATTTCTTCAGGAAACTGTAAGTCCTTGTAGACATTACAAGCATCTGGGTCATCGGCATTTGGGCAAATGATAAAATCCTGCTGTGATTGCCATTCAAGAACGCGCTCTCGTCGCGGGGGATTATAATCTTTACCCTGCACTTGTAGATACATTGAACGCGCTTGTTCTTCGCTGAAGTCTTTGTCTTTGCGAAGATAGTCAATTAACTCAGATTCACTTAAAAAATGACGTGCCACCATTGCAAATACTAGCCTTCCGTAATGACCAATATTTTGACCTGCATCAAGAGAATCAAGCAGGTGTGCCATCATGTCATTTTTTCGTAATTCTTCAATTGCCATTTGTTGTCGGTTCCTTTGCTTTAATTGTCGAGACAAATCTAAATATATTCCTCTCCCTGTAATACCCATGTACTACTAAAATGACTTATCTCTAATGACTGAATACAAATATGCATTTAGAACGACTTTTCAACTCGACTTCATCGATATTTGCAGAATATAAACGCCAAGTCACGTGGCAATGCACGCCATGTAAACCAAACCTCTGGGGTACTCTCGCCAAAGTCTGTGACTTGGCGGCGACGGGGGATAGGAGTGCTGAGTGAGTGAGGTGACGCTCGATGACTCGCTACCGCTTCGCTAACAATACCCCCGAAGTCAGCAATTGTTTTAGTTATCGGGACTGGCTTATCAAAGGGGAATTAGTCACGCTTGCCCTCAGAACATGTTCCCTAAAATCCTTTATGAAACATTTGTAATCACTTTTAGGCACGTCTTGCTAAAAACATGGAACTATCTCCCCCATGCAATTTTATTTTTCCTTCCAATATATTTTCGTCTTTTAACTTTACCCATCTACTGCCAGAAGCGGGATCGCATTCGTCACTACCTTCCCATGTAAAATTTAATCTTGCATTGGCATCATCCTTTATGATTTCATAATCAATTTGTCCAGTTACTAAACCAAATTAAAACTCGCCAAAACCTTTCTCGTCTACTTCAATGTAAGCCTGAACTTCCATGTTAAAGTAAGATTCATCGCACATTTCATCTCGGAGATATGCCAAACTCCAGTAGGTTTCACAACTTTATAAATCTTTGTTTTGAATAGTATTTTTCGGATTTTTGAACGACTATTAAAAGTTCATTATTCAAAAACTGCGGCTTTTTCAATAATAAACCACTCATGATACAAGATTGCTAAGAAAAATTCTTCATTTTTCAGACGATCGCATACTGCCATAAATCCAGAAAAGAAGGGATCGTCTTCATAGGTAGTATCAGATAGAAAAATTGTTACAGAATTATTATCTGTACTCCAGATATAACGTAGTATATTGATATTGGAATGATGTGATTTATCTACAGGTAATAATATTGCATATCCTCCAACTTCTAAAAATTCTGGTTGTTCATATCTTAAAACCGATTCCCAACTTTCTGGCCCTTCGTGTTTCTCAATAATTCTATCCCATCTGACTAGCTTGATTTTTTCGAGAGTTTCTGTGGATAAATCTGATAATTTCATAGCTTTTACTACAATTAATAAGTTGTAATCATTGAGATACGGTGCTTGGCATCAAT contains the following coding sequences:
- the trxA gene encoding thioredoxin translates to MTALYIQDETEFDMLLESEPLFVVDCTAAWCGPCKLIAPLIDKLASEYSTRAKVFKLDLDANQPVAKRFGIRSIPAVMIFKQGELAETMVGVKPYEEFSSTLDKHLA
- a CDS encoding MarR family winged helix-turn-helix transcriptional regulator; this encodes MMNKYIKLINSDLLDQVASICAYFNLQRAARAITQHFDEILKPSGLLVTQFTILVAVAMAKSGTIASLAKMLVMDRTTLTRNLKVKISARKRPAHSYD
- a CDS encoding DUF1993 domain-containing protein; translated protein: MTISMYQASIPVFIRALNNLANILEKGAAYAETKKIDPSVLINSRLSPDMLPLSKQVQIASDIVNRGAARLAIVEAPKFEDNETTFAQLIERIHKTISQLNTFKPEQIDGSEEKEITLQMRDTTASFQGMPYLLYFVLPNLYFHVTTAYDILRHCGVELGKQDFLGQP
- a CDS encoding ribbon-helix-helix domain-containing protein, with the protein product MNISIDIPDEVRVYVEAQVIAGAYGSIGEYFLDLVKQDQKNKAQAELEALLLEGIDGEGQEVTPEYWQNLRSTVLGQNSMGSSGDR
- a CDS encoding UBP-type zinc finger domain-containing protein yields the protein MTCQHLNEVTLENLIHKANYPVFQCQECIQLNERWVHLRICQTCGQMLCCDSSKNQHARRHYEESGHAVISSAELGEEWLWCFVDEQQKNY
- a CDS encoding methyltransferase family protein — encoded protein: MKEQILDNPGIIAFPPALYTGTLLIGLLLDFVFPIDFLPRSVGLVLGMLAIICAGLFAISAFRAMNSARTAINPSQPTTAIVSDGVFSLSRNPIYLSLTLLYMGITLLFSALWALLLLLPLLVIVQIGVVKREEIYLERKFGDEYLCYKARVRRWV